The Theobroma cacao cultivar B97-61/B2 chromosome 1, Criollo_cocoa_genome_V2, whole genome shotgun sequence genome contains the following window.
TACCATGTAGAACTATGAGAAGTGGGGCAATAAGCTGATGTTCCTGTTGATTTATAAAGATCAGTGACcgaagaaaaactaaaaactcaAATTAACTAAGGCTCAATTTCTTTGatgcttttgctttttgcagtctttagttttcttttcatttttttttaattttttgctttttcctttctattcattttttgcaaaaaaaagctaaaataTCAACCAAACGGAGCCTAAGGAAATTGACATGTAAAAACCTTTCTAAACTCGGAAGGCATTAGTTATATTTCACTTAATAATTTATGTATCATAATCTTCAGTTAAAGTTGTACTTTCCAAGTGATATTACTGAGATAAGGAGGAAAAGGAAGGAACTAGTCTCACCTTGCAACATACAGAACAGAGTTCTCAAGCATAAACAATTTATTGGGGCAAGCAATGGCCAGCGCCCCTCCAGAACCACCCTCACCAACAACAACAGTTACAATTGGCACTTTAAGGCCAAACATGGTCCTCAGGTTATGGGCAATTGCTTCCCCCTGTTAGggtaaaacaaaaaatgggCCATATTATTATATGAACTTGGTGTTTCAGAATTCAGTGCAGGTAATATCACAATTTTAAATGTCAGAAGACAGTTTGTACACACACTTGACCAAGTTCCTCTGATTTGAGATCAGCGAAGGCCCCAGGAGTGTCAACAAATGTAATAATAGGAAGACCATGATGATCAGCATACTTCATCATTCGCAAAGCCTTCCGATAGCTGTTTGCAAACAGAGTTCCATATGAGTATTTGTTTACAAATCAATCATAACAGAGAAGatttaaaactatttaaagcaGGCTTTCTGAAATAATTAGAGGTTATGATCACATCTCTGTTGCCCCTACATCTTTAATgaagtaagaaaaattaagaaaatgccaGGACAATTTTAGATATCAAATAAACATGATTTACTTGATCAGGAAAGGTGTCAATTCTGATATTTAGTCtcttcatttaaatttttaaaagatcTCATTGGAAGACATGACATCTAATGCAAGCTGAATCTTCAAATTACTTATTCAAGTAAAAGATCCTTGAAAAGTACCCATGGGGAGTTGGCATTGCAAAATTGCGTAAAATGTTCTCCTTTGTGTTCCTACCTTTCTGATGGCCTATAAACATGTAGCTCTTACCATCCATGCTGCCTATACCAGTTACCATAGCTGGATCATCATAGCCTGCACGATCTCCATGGAGTTCCACCCACTATAAGATAGTAAAAGAATAAGAGAGTAAGAAAGTAGCTTCATATGCTTTTAGAATTGAAACATATAAAGGTTATGCACTATTAAAATACCTTCTCTGTGATATTTAATATATGATCAAGAACTGTTGGTCTATTGGGATGTCGAGCAATGGTCAGGCGTTGAATGGGTGTCAAATGTGTGTATAAATCTTTCAGTGCCTGATGTTTAGAACACAGAAAAAGTTACAGATATGTCAATAAGAATGTCAATGAAAAGTAAATGGGGACTTGAAATTTTAGTGAGAATATTTAAGCAACCAACAGAAGCCTATGCAAAGAGTACTTAGGAACGCATCAGCAGTTTTCTCATTGTTACAACTCATAAGCTAGGACAACTAAATTCATGCCTACGTTTTGACAAAAGAAGTTTGAAAACTACCAGAAATCTTTAGTATTACAgcaattaacataaaattctGAAATTTACCACccaaaatgaatgaaaaaattaactaTACCAGTGATGAACATGAAAACAAATTCTGACATAATGGGGAACAGAACGTATTAGATTAACCTGTTGATACTTGTTTTCCAAAGCTCCAATTTGATCAGTAAAATCCAGACCAGTTTCATCAGCCATTCTACATACCTGCCCAAAAAGTATAGtgaacaaaataacaaaacatATAAGGAAGGCTTTATGTCTCGGTTTTGTGCCTTATGAACACCTAAAACGTCATGGtataaggaaaagaaaattgctCCATTTTAAGATCACAAACAAAACTAACATTATATTGACATAACATGATACATAGAAAAATTCTCTGGAAGGGGTCTTCACTCTTCATGAATCCTCATCATATAGCTTTATACAAATAATGAGTTTTTTAAGAACATGAACAGGAACATTAGGAATGGTTTAAATCTCTTCAAATAAGTGACGACTATATCAAATGGCAACCAATGAAAAGCAACTCACCTCAATAATCTTTTGCTCAAGATCAACCAGTGGCTTCTCGAATGGTAGAGTCACCGGTTTTGGTTTCTCATCCAAAGGCTTGAAGTAAGACAGGTAAGTTAAGTGTCCATCCGTGATATTCGGATCAATATCATCAGGCCAGGGGTAATCATACTTCTTCCCTCTCTTGACTTTTGCAATAACACGAAACTTCTTCCCATTGTCATTCCTAGAACCTTTTAAAGCTTTTGACCAATACCCATTTGCTCTTCTAAATGATCTAATAAGCAATTCACTAGCCAAAAAGTCCTTCCCGAAATATGAGTTCGACCCGAATTCAAACCTTCGATCTTCACATCCTCTTCCCCTTCCACAATTTCCAGCTACTAATGATATGGTAGCCATCTCAATGATCCAACTCACTTCATACAAATCCAAATATTGCTAATCTAACATTAATTCTTCATGTAACAATGATACATTCTTTCTACTTGAATGCCTGCTAACAaagttgattaaaaaaataaaaattcaacttcCTTTCAGATATTCTAATTCACCCTGTCAAAACACAAAGACTCTAATgccaaggaagaaaatgaCTTCTAACATTAATTTAGCTTACTTTCTTCAGTTACTTAATCCTTTGAAGAGTATAATCTACCAACAGCAATAACAACAAAAGATAAGTAAAATGCTcaaacaattaataaaaaaccATGCTACTTATAGAAAGTCCAAGTAAACAAATTCTTACATACAAGCAAAGGAAAAGCTTcattttttatccaaaattagaaacagaaaagtaaaaaaaaaaaaaaagattaccAGAATGTTGttgagaagaagctgctggtgCTTACAAATTTGGGTTTCaggagaatgaagaagaacTGAAGAAACGTGTTAAGAATGAAGAAGGGCCGGAACCAACGGTCGAGATGTTCCCCTGCTTCAACGAAGAAAACCGtttccaataaaaaaatattaaaagcaAGCTTACAACTGGGATTTTCTGTCGACAAGTAGTAAACAGGGGACGTGTGTTTCACGGGAGAGTTGTAAAGGAATTGATGTGGTTGGACGGTGCGTGGCAAGTGCTGGAAGTGAAGGTGAAGTTGACAGTGGTAATCCACGTTGAGGATAACGATCAACTACCACCAAGGTCCAAAGGGCACTCATGCACGTGGCGCGTCAATTTTCGACCTTAAGCCATAATCAATCTCCTTATCCGTTTGCTGATTTATTACTTTCCCGTCATGATCTGTCCCAaaatctataacatatataatttcaaGACCCAAAATTAACTTCATATTTAGCCACGTTTTTATTCTCATCAACTGTCACGtgaaaagttataatttttgtaatatatttaaaaagaaaaattgaccAGTGGAGGAcagagagagtgaaagagaaaaggcaTTGAagcaaagagagagaaagaaaaggccGCAAAGAGATCAGAGTTTATGGTTGAAGCAAAGAGGGCGATTGCAAAGAGGGCCGTGTGTTGCACACGGGTCATACTCTAGTAGTAATTAAAatcttaagaaaataaattgacATAATAATTTGGTCTagtaattttgaatttaaggtgaaaaatgaatttggGCTTTGGATGAAAAACAATGAGGCTTGAAAATGCAATGGGCTTCATGTGAAAATGGCTGCAAAAAAGCACTCAAATCGAACCCATTTGAtgctaaaatgaaaaacactAGTACATCATTAATCttcatatataatatttaataacccTGATGTTGTTATCTAAACTCTAATTAAGAAACTACTCAGTTTGACTAGAGGAAGGGCTATAGTCTGGAATCTGGAGAAGGAAACTTGGAGGTGACTGATGAGACAATTTCATAACTGTTAGCTTCCTCTTGAACAAAGGCAATTTTCTGAATTGGTTTGTTTTGTGCATAATCAGCtaattttccaacaaaaatcAATGGAGAAGCAGAGCTGTGGTGAGATTTATAACTGCATGATCAAGCAGGTTGGTGTAGTTCGCTTTGACTCGATTTATCAATTTCTATAGTGAACGAGCATAGCAGGTTTCCCGATGATGAATAGTTGAATTTGTTGAACTGCAGAGAACCAATcgtcaaagaagaaaagacaaaGTTTACATTGGTTGTGGAGCTGGGTTTGGAGGTGACAGGCCAATGGCGGCTCTGAAGTTGCTTAACAGAGTCAAAGAGCTGGATTATATTGTTCTTGAATGTTTAGCAGAACGTACCCTTGCTGAGCGGTACCGGGCTATGGTGTCTGGTGGTGATGGCTATGATTCTAATAGTATGTTAACATTGGTGTCAATCGTTTTGAGTTGTAACGAATATCTTTATTGTTGGTTTTTCTCTAATGTTTTTACTGCTGTTAATTTTTCAGTTTCAGAGTGGATGTCTTTGCTACTACCTTTGGCTGTGGAAAGGGGAACTTGTATTATTACCAACATGGGTGCAAGTATGGAATTTGAAGACAAAGATTAAAATGTTATGTTGTCTGCTAAATTTCACAAAATGCTTTGCCTTGATGTTTCATTTAATCTATgatcttttcctttcattttggCCATATCATTTGGTTCATTTCTGAATAGTGGATCCACTTGGTGCTCAAGAGAAGGTTTTAGAAATAGCCAGCAGCCTAGGGCTCAATGTGTCTGTTGCTGTGGCTCATGAGGTCTTTGTTAATGAGTCAGGTATGCTTGGCCAGTTGGCCGCTTCTAAATTTATATTAGTCTTGTATGAGCTAGTGAGGTATGATCTTTATTTTAGGAAATACAGTCTGTGTATATATTGAGTGCAATGCAGATCTTTTTGCTTCATTGCGTTTAGCTACATTCTGTGACTCCAAATGCAAAGATCTATTTTCCATTATTCAGGTTCAGGACCCTTGTCTGAGAAGCCAGTTGTCATGGACGGTGTAAGAACCTGGTATTCCTTGCCTGTACCATTCACTggtcttcttttttatatcTGCAATTGTTCTCTTGCTTCCTTATAGTTTTAGATTTCTTTTGCCTTTTAGATTTTGATCTATGGACGTGTAAAATGATATGTGGTTAGGTTTTCATCAGCATTTGCATTTTCCCATCTTTAGTCATGGAAATTACGGAGGAATGCAAACCTTGACTCCAGCTTTGTTTAATCTCAGAAGGGTATTAGCACATATCTGGGAGCTGCTCCAATAGTTGAATGTTTGGAAAGATACCAACCAAATGTTATAATTGCTTCAAGGGTTGCTGATGCTGCACTATTCTTAGCACCAATGGTATGAAAACCTatcctttcttttcattacTCTGCTTTAGCTGTTTCCTTTTGGACTCTTGGTATAATTCTCTAGGCTTTCATGACTTTAAACATCAAATTAGTTTTACTTATCTGCCATTATGATTCTCTACATTAattatcataattatatttgacAGCATGAATAGATGAAGTGCTGCTTTTTTGTTGGCTATGCTATGATTTTGcattatgaaatttaatcaGAATGATCTCACTGGTATTTGATTAGGTTTATGAACTGGGCTGGAATTGGGATGATTTGGAGCTATTAGCACAGGGATCTCTGGCTGGCCATCTTCTAGAGTGTGGTTGTCAACTCACAGGGGGATACTTCATGCATCCAGGTGAATTAGGCTTTGTTTGTCTCGATAATAACACAGTAataggtcaattaaaatggaGAATTCAGATTTACTCAGTTTCAATATGCTGCATTTTCTCTAATTTAGCGGACAAGCATAGAAACTTGTCGTTCTCACATCTGCTGGATCTATCACTGCCATATGCTGAAATTTCGTTCAGTGGGGAAGTATGTGTCATGAAGGCAGAAGGTAGTGGTGGGGTTTTAAATTTCAGTACATGTGCTGAACAACTACTTTATGAAGTTGGGGATCCAAGTGCTTATATTACACCTGATGTTGTAAGTCAAAATGCatttttttggaaattttaCCTGCAATTGCAATGAAAgggaaaattaaacaaaaatatgcaTCTTGTAAATGCAGGTAATTGATTTTCAGGGTGTCTCATTCCAGCCATTAACTAGCTCTAAAGTTCTCTGTATTGGTGCAAAGCCTTCTGCTCATCCTGTACCTGATAAACTTTTGCAGTTGGTTCCAAAGGTAACCTTCTATTCTAAAGGTGATGTTTAAGCTTATGAGAGCTTTTTCCTTAGTTTCAATTGTTCAGTAGATGGCTTGTAAGTTCAGTCTAGCAGATTTGGGGTTTTGTGTGCTCTATAGATTCTTAGTGCCATGCGTTAAGCATAACTTGATTATCCACTTTTTTTATCTACGTGTTTTGGGGTGTGCTTGCCTGTGTGTATTTGGGCACAGATGTCCGGAGGTTTGAGAGAGATAAACGGCAGATCAACACTTTTTGATGATTAATCTGATCTTACATGGTAATACTTGAAATGatggtaaaattttaaatattagttTGCTTTCTTTTCCTATCTATTTTGACTTAGTAGGATTCTTATTTTGGTAATCTTATGTAATGATCTCTAGCATTCTATATTGAAAGTTGTAACACAGGTAAGATGAGGTACCATTTCTTAAGTTGTCTAAACTATCATGCTTGACAACTTTGTGTAAGGCAAAGATTTGCCAAATTCAATGTGCTGATATGTTGACTAAGCTAATATGACCTGACTGAGAAATTTTTCTTTGCTCATCgtaaatgcttaattgttgTGTATTTCAGTATTTCACTGAAGCATGTCTTCTCTCTTTACAATATGACTGAGGAAATTCCCTCTCTACTCCTGGTTGCAGTCCCCCCCACCCCCAAGTTATTACAAGTATTTTCTAATCAGAGACATTACCCCAGTGGGTTTAATGTCTTCAAATAGTTTAATTTGTATTCCTTATAAGTTCAAATTCATCTTGTTTCCAGGATTGTGGATGGAAAGGATGGGGTGAGATATCGTATGGAGGATATGAATGTGTTAAACGTGCTAAAGCTGCTGAATTTCTGGTAGCACTGATGTAAAAACTGGtggtttatttcattttttgacTCGAGATGACATTCTTTGAAATAGATCCTTGTCTGTAAAAGCGTTCAAAATACTTTGCTCACTGATTCCATTCGACTTTTAATatcccttttctttcttcatatttTAGGTTAGGTCATGGATGGAAGAGGTATTTCCTGGTGTCAGTTGCTGTGTTCTTTCTTATATAATTGGACTTGATAGCTTGAAAGCTACCAGCATTGATAACTATTCATCAACATGGAAGGCAAGTGAAGATATTAGACTACGCATGGATGGATTGTTCCAGGAGAAGAAACATGCAGAGCAACTTGTTAAAGAGTTTACTGCATTATATACAAATGGACCAGCCAGTGGTGGTGGTATCAGGTATATTTTCTTCTAATCTTATGTCTATTTTATCTACTGTAAACGTGTATAAATTTACATGATCATGCATGTTATGTATGAACTCTTGACAAGAAGAAAACTGAAAGATTCTAATGCAAACAATTAACTGCACATAATTCATGTGTAAAGTTCTGGTTctaatttttatgaattgcTCACTTTTAGTCTTGTTTGTCATGTATAAGAATCTAGTTGCAGTGTTATGCACGCATCTTACAGTTGTTTATACTTTAGAACTCTCCTTAAAGCAACCATGTACTACTTTCTTCCTTGGCCCAATGATCTTTGTGCCTAACCTACaacttttttgttaattatctAATGCAGCACTGGCCTCAAGAAGGAGATTGTTCTGGAAAAGCAATTGGTATCTCCCACTACCTTCCTTCCGTTTAAGTAATTTCTTAGTCCATGAAATAATTTATGTTGAAATGGAAACTGTAATTAAGCCAACCTCTCAATTTCAGACTATTGAATTCACTAGTTTTTGGATATGCTTTTTCTATGATAATCTTGTGTAGTATGCGAAGTACTTTGTTCTAATACACTACAATTTCTTCCCCCAACCTTTATTTTTGGATTCAAGTTTATATCCTATAATTGTTAAGTTTAAGATACATCTGTTATTGTcttatttaacacataaactATCAGCATTACATAGcacaaaaaatttcttaacaAATATGTATTACTTTGGTTTTCCATTTAGATTGGACGTGAACATATTTTCTGGCGGATAGCAGCAAAGCAAACAGAAGTCAGTGAATCAAAATGTCAGAAACATGTCTTTCGAGATGTTATGAAGGACTGCGTTTTGCATGAACCCACATTGCCACCATTCCCAGAAGAAGATATTCACAATTCTTCATCACCAGAAATTGGCCTCTCTGCTACTCAGTCTAGGCAAAAGATTCCGCTATATAGTGTAGCCCATAGTAGGGCTGGAGATAAAGGAAACGACTTGAATTTCTCCATCATCCCATATGTTGTGCAGGATGTGGAGAGGCTGAAGATTATCATAACACCCCAGTGGGTAAAGGGTGTGGTCTCAGTCCTCCTGGATTCATCTCCAAAAGCCATTGATGAGACAGAGAAATGGATGGATGAACATGTTAAGGTAGAAATATACGAAGTCAAAGGAATTCATTCTTTAAATGTTGTGGTCCGGAACATTTTAGATGGTGGTGTCAACTGCTCCCGGAGGATTGATCGGCATGGCAAGACCATCTCAGATCTTATATTGTGCCAGCATGTGGTGTTACCTTCAtgattttccattttccatttccATGCTCAAAAGTTGTGACTATCATAACAATTGTTATGTGAAGCTTCATTCGCATATGAATTGAACACCActtgttaataaaatttgtgCAGGAAGTAGGCTTCATGCCATGGAAACTTGTGAATAAAAGTTGGCTTTCTGAGTATTTGGGTTTTCATGTGAGTTAGCCGCATTATGAAAAAGTCTAAGCTGATCAATATGCACTATTTCAGTCAAATCCAGGTTGCAAAGGACCTGGAAACaatttcaatatatattatcacGCCATGCAGTTTGTATCGATTACATAAATAAGCCAATCCAAaacaaaatatgaataatCAGGACAAGAAATTCAACTTTGATGAGATGGTCTGCCACCCAATCAAACTATTGCAAAAActctaaagaaaagaaagaaaaaatgatcG
Protein-coding sequences here:
- the LOC18614176 gene encoding uncharacterized protein LOC18614176 isoform X2, translating into MEKQSCGEIYNCMIKQRTNRQRRKDKVYIGCGAGFGGDRPMAALKLLNRVKELDYIVLECLAERTLAERYRAMVSGGDGYDSNISEWMSLLLPLAVERGTCIITNMGAMDPLGAQEKVLEIASSLGLNVSVAVAHEVFVNESGSGPLSEKPVVMDGGISTYLGAAPIVECLERYQPNVIIASRVADAALFLAPMVYELGWNWDDLELLAQGSLAGHLLECGCQLTGGYFMHPADKHRNLSFSHLLDLSLPYAEISFSGEVCVMKAEGSGGVLNFSTCAEQLLYEVGDPSAYITPDVVIDFQGVSFQPLTSSKVLCIGAKPSAHPVPDKLLQLVPKDCGWKGWGEISYGGYECVKRAKAAEFLVRSWMEEVFPGVSCCVLSYIIGLDSLKATSIDNYSSTWKASEDIRLRMDGLFQEKKHAEQLVKEFTALYTNGPASGGGISTGLKKEIVLEKQLIGREHIFWRIAAKQTEVSESKCQKHVFRDVMKDCVLHEPTLPPFPEEDIHNSSSPEIGLSATQSRQKIPLYSVAHSRAGDKGNDLNFSIIPYVVQDVERLKIIITPQWVKGVVSVLLDSSPKAIDETEKWMDEHVKVEIYEVKGIHSLNVVVRNILDGGVNCSRRIDRHGKTISDLILCQHVVLPS
- the LOC18614176 gene encoding uncharacterized protein LOC18614176 isoform X1 — encoded protein: MEKQSCGEIYNCMIKQRTNRQRRKDKVYIGCGAGFGGDRPMAALKLLNRVKELDYIVLECLAERTLAERYRAMVSGGDGYDSNISEWMSLLLPLAVERGTCIITNMGAMDPLGAQEKVLEIASSLGLNVSVAVAHEVFVNESGSGPLSEKPVVMDGKGISTYLGAAPIVECLERYQPNVIIASRVADAALFLAPMVYELGWNWDDLELLAQGSLAGHLLECGCQLTGGYFMHPADKHRNLSFSHLLDLSLPYAEISFSGEVCVMKAEGSGGVLNFSTCAEQLLYEVGDPSAYITPDVVIDFQGVSFQPLTSSKVLCIGAKPSAHPVPDKLLQLVPKDCGWKGWGEISYGGYECVKRAKAAEFLVRSWMEEVFPGVSCCVLSYIIGLDSLKATSIDNYSSTWKASEDIRLRMDGLFQEKKHAEQLVKEFTALYTNGPASGGGISTGLKKEIVLEKQLIGREHIFWRIAAKQTEVSESKCQKHVFRDVMKDCVLHEPTLPPFPEEDIHNSSSPEIGLSATQSRQKIPLYSVAHSRAGDKGNDLNFSIIPYVVQDVERLKIIITPQWVKGVVSVLLDSSPKAIDETEKWMDEHVKVEIYEVKGIHSLNVVVRNILDGGVNCSRRIDRHGKTISDLILCQHVVLPS